One region of Fragaria vesca subsp. vesca linkage group LG4, FraVesHawaii_1.0, whole genome shotgun sequence genomic DNA includes:
- the LOC101310401 gene encoding uncharacterized protein LOC101310401 — translation MAMEELHAAALAYYDNGTQQLRDLAGSFFRSMDTNDDGKISCSEFNEFLQQSGYNWIINDPNFFKRLDRNGDGGLDFGEVLTFYYIIKTRYIRCQGYHCGVHLCGLYFTCVACFDGAHEHRSTFDLCATCYRNRNYYHHQHHTYFLDNHVLLRSKRGLSPYAQPDLNMAITPPPPPAVYNNINYYIAAAPERHSWFQVFRVFEMALAAASVAANCTIM, via the exons ATGGCAATGGAAGAACTACATGCTGCTGCTTTGGCATACTACGACAATGGCACGCAACAGCTTCGGGATCTGGCAGGGTCTTTCTTCCGATCTATGGACACCAACGATGACGGTAAAATCAGCTGCTCGGAGTTCAACGAATTCCTCCAGCAAAGTGGCTACAACTGGATAATTAACGACCCTAACTTCTTCAAAAGGCTCGATCGTAACGGCGATGGTGGATTGGATTTTGGGGAAGTTCTCACTTTCTACTACATCATTAAAACGAGGTACATCCGATGCCAAGGGTACCACTGCGGCGTACACCTCTGCGGTTTGTATTTCACTTGCGTTGCTTGCTTTGATGGGGCTCATGAGCATCGCTCTACATTTGATCTATGCGCTACCTGCTATCGCAATCGGAATTACTATCACCACCAGCACCACACTTACTTCTTGGATAATCATGTATTGCTGCGCTCCAAACGAGGCCTTTCTCCGTATGCTCAACCAGATCTCAACATG GCAATAACTCCACCTCCGCCTCCAGCAGTTTACAATAATATCAATTACTACATTGCTGCTGCACCTGAAAGG CATAGTTGGTTCCAAGTATTTCGCGTGTTTGAGATGGCTCTTGCTGCTGCAAGTGTGGCTGCTAATTGTACAATCATGTAG